CTCGTTGCAAACAGTGGTATTGTCTTTGTCAATTTCAACTACAGACTAAATGCATTTGGGTTCATGGCTTTGGATATCTTGTCCCAAGAATCTAGTACCAAGACGTCGGGAAACTATGGATTTCGGGATCAGATCATGGCAATGCAGTGGGTACATGATAACATTAAGAATTTTGGAGGTAATCCTCAGAAGGTGACTTTATTTGGTCACAGCTCTGGAGCAACTTCTGTATATGCTCACCTTGTATCACCACTAACAGAAGGTAAGTTTCACACATAGAGGCATACACCATACTACCATGCAGAAGCCAAGATATTGCCTTTggacagaaaatatggatttgtACCCTGGTGGTACTACATCTCTacaacccatgtctatgtcacttcttctgcagtgctcaaaatatgtattaaacGTTCCAAATCACTATTaggcttgaggaggtataactATATTATTCTCGATATTTTTCTGTATCATTGTGaatggaaaatatgagtgacctaaggatttGTCTACTTTCCCAGTGACTTTTAGTGagaaggccccttaggtcacttgtatttttctttggctgaacgaagaaaaatattaggaaataatatctaattatacacacatcattacaatatttgtattactaTGGACAAATGTTAAGTGCCACACATGTGCAATAATTAGCCTGAATGGGATGCCGCCCAAAGGGGGCTATTACATTGGGTTCTATCCATCTGCCCTTCTGTGCATGCGCTCACCATCATATCTCGAGCATGCGTCAACCGATTTCAGTCAAACCTGCCACAAAGATGACATGTTGTGTGAGACATATacacgtcactttgttttgcgactgaatcaaatatggccaaattGACgtccatatttgttgttaaagtTCACAATATGAATCATTGCTTTGGAGgtgtaatatgtagtgactccattcaagtgcctatacccatattttatcaaaatatgaactttcttttaagaccttagaaagtcttcttcaaggtcaaatagccaaatttgggtAATCTTCATAGCTTTTGAATCAAACATTTTAAGTGATACTATTTTAGTCATGATTTGGATTTGACTGTGTGAGGCATATGCAAATCACTTAATTTTATGACCTTGGCCTCTATAGCATGAAAGCAGTCATATTTGTGACACAAagcacattttgcctgttatctccaaaagtttgataccTATGGataccattcaagtgtctacccttatattttcaatgatgaactttctaatgagaccatgacctttgaccttggcaaacattttcaaggtgaggCAAGAGAAAGGGTTACATTCTACCTGTACACTTACGACAGCCAAATATTATTGCTAATTATACCGAAAACCCAGCACTACAAACATTTACATCCCTGGAAAGTCCAACAAAGCATTTCCATGTTAAAATTTGCCAAAATGCCCACCATCTTgcacaatacaacacacaagttggggactatgtttTCAATTGAAGTCTTGTTTTCCATATCATATCCATATTGTAAGATCAATCTCCTTTGTGATACCACCTTAGCTTTTATCACAATTTTAACCAAATGTtgattaattttcaatattgtgtCCAACATTGTCACCAAAAATGTGTACGTTGTTCATCTAAATGTGTTGTACCACTTTGGGTTATATATGGTGTTGAAACCTTTACTGCCCAGGTACAGGTTATACAGACATCAGTAGCATGACTTACAAGCCTCACCCcgtatattttttctttttcatgtttAATTTTCAGGATTATTTCAGAGAGCATGGATGATGAGCAGTTCTGTTATATTTAATAAAACGCTGGCAGATGCAGCAAAAGACAACCTGGTTTTCCTTGAGAACACTGGATGCAAGGATGTCAAATGCTTGAGAGATTTATCTCCTGACAAAGTTCTCACATCTATTCCCTGGGAAGTCTATCCAAGCTGGGGTGCTTTGATAACAGGTAAAgggaaaaatgataaaaaacaaagtaattttGTTGCATTTCCATGGGGGCGCTTTTTATATGATTTTTGTAATATTCACATTCTCGACAAATATTTTAGGATTCAGGTTTGTTCTGAGATAAATATTTTGGCATGTCACTTTCCTttcaattgaaaaaaagaaaattgactAAACTTCAACAGACTTAACCCAGAGAATCCATTTTCCTGCCAAACTAATCACTACAATATTGCATCAAGTTCTCCAACATTCCATTGTTGGCAATAACTGTGTGAAAAATGATGTACCAAGTGTAAACAGTGTCAGCCCTCGAAAAGTTTGACAGTTTATGAGTTACATAGTTTGATGTATGATATTGTACTATTTTATTGTACATAagcagttttattttgtgtatttatgtgGCATGTGTGTATTGTTGGTACTGTCACCCAGCTTCTAAATAGGCTTTGTTGAGAATTAGCCTAGCTGTAGAAGTAAAAGTAGAAACTTAACTCTGTGTACACAGTGTGTTtagatatatcctaattacacACACCATGATGATGTATACCATATGcctttttttttagatattagtactagtagtagaaTGCTGTTGAAATTTGACATTGAATAGCCATTTTTAATGTGCAATGCATGATGGACTGTGTGTGTATAGTCACCTGTAGCGTTTTGCACAGTATTTAATGGACAGGACAAGACAGTAGTATATGTGTGTTTTCTATCACCATATAGACCTACCAGACATAGCATATCCCTGTATATACCATGTGTAGCCCTATTTTCTATCACCAATAGACCTACCAAACATAGCATATCCCTGTATATACCATGTGTAGCCCTGTTTTCTATCACCAATATAGACCTACCAGACATAGCACATCTCTGTATATACCATGTGTAGCCCTGTTTTCTATCACCAATAGACCTACCAAACATAGCATATCCCTGTATATACCATGTGTAGCCCTGTTTTCTATCACCATATAGACCTACCAGACATAGCACATCTCTGTATATACCATGTGTAGCCCTATTTTCTATCACCAATAGACCTGCCAGACATAGCATATCTCTGTATATACCATGTGTAGCCCTATTTTCTATCACCAATAGACCTACCAAACATAGCATATCTCTGTATATATCACGTGTAGCCCTGTTTTCTATCACCAACAGACCTACCAGACATAGCATATCCCTGTATATACCATGTGTAGCCCTGTTTTCTATCACCATATAGACCTACCAGACATAGCACATCTCTGTATATACCATGTGTAGCCCTGTTTTCTATCACCAATAGACCTACCAAACATAGCATATCCCTGTATATACCATGTGTAGCCCTGTTTTCTATCACCAATAGACCTACCAGACATAGCATATCTCTGTATATACCATGTGTAGCCCTATTTTCTATCACCAATAGACCTGCCAGACATAGCATATCCCTGTATATACCATGTGTAGCCCTGTTTTCTATCACCAATAGACCTACCAGACATAGCATATCTCTGTATATACCATGTGTAGCCCTATTTTCTATCACCAATAGACCTGCCAGACATAGCATATCCCTGTATATACCATGTGTAGCCCTATTTTCTATCACCAATAGACCGACCAAACATAGCATATCTCTGTATATACCATGTGTAGCCCTGTTTTCTATCACCAATAGACCTACTAGACATAGCATATCTCTGTATATACCATGTGTAGCCCTATTTTCTATCACCAATAGACCTACCAGACATAGCATATCTCTGTATATACCATGTGTAGCCCTGTTTTCTATCACCAATAGACCTACCAGACATAGCATATCTCTGTATATACCATGTGTAGCCCTATTTTCTATCACCAATAGACCGACCAAACATAGCATATCTCTGTATATACCATGTGTAGCCCTGTTTTCTATCACCAATAGACCGACCAAACATAGCATATCTCTGTATATACCATGTGTAGCCCTATTTTCTATCACCAATAGACCGACCAAACATAGCATATCTCTGTATATACCATGTGTAGCCCTGTTTTCTATCACCAATAGACCGACCAAACATAGCATATCTCTGTATATACCATGTGTAGCCCTATTTTCTATCACCAATAGACCTACCAGACATAGCATATCTCTGTATATACCATGTGTAGCCCTGTTTTCTATCACCAATAGACCtaccagacatacatgtagcatatcTCTGTATATACCATGTGTAGTCCTATTTTCTATCACCAATAGACCTACCAGACATAGCATATCTctgtatatacaatgtgtagCCCTGTTTTCTATCACCAATAGACCTACCAAACATAGCATATCCCTGTATATACCATGTGTAGCCCTATTTTCTATCACCAATAGACCTACCAGACATAGCATATCTCTGTATATACCACGTGTAGCCCTGTTTTCTATCACCAACAGACCTACCAGACATAGCATATCCCTGTATATACCATGTGTAGCCCTATTTTCTATCACCAATAGACCTACCAGACATAGCATATCCCTGTATATACCATGTGCATTTAGATATATCCATGTTTTCTATCACAAACAGACCTACCAGATAAGAATAGATTCTATGGTGCGATAGCTATAGTAGATGGTATTGTCGTACCAAACCGTCCATTTGACATGTGGCAGAGTGGACGTGGACATGACGTACCGGTGGTTGTTGGTAAGTTGTATGTCACTCTATCCTCAGAAGACCATTACACTTGGGTGAATGGTTTTACCATAAAGTGTACTAAAATGCCATAGATTTTTTGCACCCCAAATAGGGTCTgttcatctgtccatccatgtatacatgtgtcCATCCATGTATGTGTGCATCCATTGTAATAATACATTCAGTTCTCTGACATGTAATacccaatttcattcaaactttgccagtggtgacatatcatataggacatatgcacatcactttttTGTGACCtgtgcaaatttgaccaaatggtggccattttggagttaaaaatcaaaatttactgcataactctaAAACTATATCACATAGAGacgccattcaagtgtctacccaaTATTATCAGGTGCAACTTTTATTTTGCGACCTTGACTGTATCAGTTCTGAGTTCTGAAAGAAATTATCTGTCTTGAATATCATGTTTCAAGTTGCCATCAAATAATGAAGAAAACACTGGTCTATCTTACAGGTACCACGGCTCAAGAAATAGACTTTGCTCCTGTGTCAGACGATATATCAAACTGGACCTGGGATACGTTTGATGCAGCTTTGAAAGGTAAGTGAATGATTGTACACCCATGGAGCTAAATGATACTACCATACtgtggaaatcaagctataggctaactaagatagacataagctgaaactattgttgatatactactatggaaatcaggctatagtcAAACTAAGATagccacaaactaaaactattgttgatgtactactatggtaatcaagctataggcaaactaagatagacacaaaactaaaactattgttgatatactactatggaaatcaggctatagccAAACTAAGATAgccacaaactaaaattattgttgatgtattactatggaaatcaaactgtcggcaaactaagatagacacaaactaaaacttattgatatactactatggaaatcaggctatagtcaaactaagatagaaactaaaactattgttacaacatgttgatataagctatcacTGGACTTTGATACAATTGCGCTCACAGTAGGGTGACATCTCTGATATTGAGTTTATCGCATGTGGCAACACATTCAACCTcatccagtgtttacactattttaACTACAGGGTGATTGTATATAACCAAGGAACAACTATCACCtgcttgtgtaatctaccacattgaacaaaattagtttttagtttttgtctattttagtttaaatattaaaaaaaaaaactattaacttgcaatttttttttacatcacatCTAAACTAATGATTGAGTATACCATAATATGAAATCTTctgtcactttttttttcagcaaaactGGATCCCTTTGAAGAAAATATTACAGAACAAGCCAAAGTGCTATACCCGGAAACTGGAACCCCAGAATATGTCTACACTACAATGGTATCAGATTTAAGAGTTGGCTGTCCTAATGATGTTCTGAGTGCCACGGCTGCTGCAGCATTACAATCATCAGTCTATCGTTATATTACCACATCGAGGCCATCACAACCTGTCAGTGCTTTCAAACCGTTCAAATCCACCTATGCTTTCCATGGTTGGGACTGTTTCGCATTTTTTGATACTCTTGGTCAATTCCTGTCTACACCCTCCAAGGAAGATGTAAAATTCAGTAAGAAAATGCAAGAACTATTTCTTGGGTTTGCAAGAGATGGTAAAATGCCTGCTGAATGGCAACCATTTCCGGAATCTACGGCATTGATAGCTACAAATCTAACCACCGTGAAGAGATACCATGCAGCGGAATGTGATTTCTGGACGAAGCATGGATTTTTCTCATATGCATGGATCAACTGATAGCAACAACCCTTTAAACTTAGATGGAATGTTCTGAagatacatatgtacaataGTGACACCCAAGATAAACCATTTAGTATAGGGGTAAACTAGTCAAAATTTACTGTAAAATGATCTCCATGAATTTATGATCATTCCTGACTTGTAAAGTGAAATGACAGGACTACAGTGTACCCAGAACCAGACCCAGTCCTGGACTCAAGATTTACTGTCAGATAAGAAAACATTGATTCAAAGCTGTGATCACAAAATTAATGTCATCACaactattaaaataaatttttcaAGAATTGCCTTAATGACAAAATTATTAAACATATGATTAAGACATACAATCTAGCCACCATGTATTCAATATGGCTGAAACCAGATCTTAGTTAACGACATGTGGCAGTTCACTCTCTTCCAAACACATGAATTTAACAGAATTAGAATCACTTGTAACCACTGTGGAAATTAGAATTACTGCTCTCATAGGcagaaaacaatagaaaacagtgCAAAACAAAACTAGAGTACAGTAGTAGGATAATCTCATACATAAATGTACTACAGATAATGACAGTGGTATGGTTAATGTTGAAATCAGAGATAACAGACACATAATAAGaagatatatacattttatgtgttGTAGACCACAATATTCCtgtcttcaaaatttcaaaatttgtttagGTTTACATTGTTGATAGGAAAGCATACATACAACAAACCAGCAATTACATAATCTTACTCTTTTCTACCCTTCCATAATCATGCTAAGATTTTTCACCccccaaaaaatgaaattatttactGATATTCGGAATGTACATAAACACTTCAAAGCATATGGACTTCAAGATAGGGTTGTTGAATCATGCTGAAAGGTGATGTTGTTCCTCTGTCTGGGcctagcgccctcagtggcaaccTTCAGTTACTTGTACAGCAAGCATGTTAGCTTGAGGGTCTAGCAGTGAGACTACACCCAACTCCCACACCGGTAGGTTCCTaaaaggggttgaccgatgtgtgagggtgccccatcaccCTACAGACTACAAAGCATgatgttcaaagcaaaatgggAAACATTCACAATCGCAGCCGATGACAGTTAtccacattttacaaatatacaaagcAGCAAGCAATATTAAATCTAATCAGAACATTatcttatttttttgtaattcttttaaaatgaaactcTTGCCTTAAGCTCTCTTTTGccaagttttgaaaaaaagttaGAAGTAgcttgtccttgtctgaaaatcAGACTCTAAGTTTTTCACTTACACATGTAATCCCATACTTTTATCATGACTTGTGTTCTGAGATAAAAATGGTTGGGTTTCTGTGATATCAAAGTATGGACAGCAAGAATTTGGGGAATCTGTAGTAAAAGTTGTACTATCAGTTTGTTAAACTGcacatatggatgaggattgggtatttattttggatttctaatttttaagacaattttatcatggcttcctacttgaaaaatcaatgtgaaac
This region of Glandiceps talaboti chromosome 4, keGlaTala1.1, whole genome shotgun sequence genomic DNA includes:
- the LOC144434157 gene encoding neurotactin-like produces the protein MSNNDCTVQTECGTVMGEHRNGAYVFKGIPYAAAPVGQLRWQEPVALKKNTSCWSGVYQAKRFSSVCAQQDMNNDFEGVIGSEDCLYLNVWTPTINQSANLPVMVFIHGGSLNFLGGSTPGYYPNEELVANSGIVFVNFNYRLNAFGFMALDILSQESSTKTSGNYGFRDQIMAMQWVHDNIKNFGGNPQKVTLFGHSSGATSVYAHLVSPLTEGLFQRAWMMSSSVIFNKTLADAAKDNLVFLENTGCKDVKCLRDLSPDKVLTSIPWEVYPSWGALITDLPDKNRFYGAIAIVDGIVVPNRPFDMWQSGRGHDVPVVVGTTAQEIDFAPVSDDISNWTWDTFDAALKAKLDPFEENITEQAKVLYPETGTPEYVYTTMVSDLRVGCPNDVLSATAAAALQSSVYRYITTSRPSQPVSAFKPFKSTYAFHGWDCFAFFDTLGQFLSTPSKEDVKFSKKMQELFLGFARDGKMPAEWQPFPESTALIATNLTTVKRYHAAECDFWTKHGFFSYAWIN